The nucleotide sequence CGGCGTAGACGCCCGCCGCGTTGACGACGGTTTTTGTCTCGAGGAAGCGCCCGTCCGCCAGCGTGACCTTGAATCCGTGCCGCCCGCCCGTGATGATTTTTTGGATTTCCGTGACCTTCGCGTCCGTCAGGATCGCGACGTCGTTTTCGGCGGCGTTTTCGAGGAGTTTGATACAGGTAAACCACGGATCGACGACTGCCGCCGTTTCCGCGTACAAGGCGCCCAGGACGTCAGGATTCACCCGGGGTTCCCGGGCCAGGACAGTTTCCCGGTCGAGGATAGCAAGTCCGGGAACGCCGTTTTGCAGGCCCCTTTCATAGAGCGTTCGGATATGGGACATGTCCTCGTCGTCAAAGGCCAGCACATAGGAACCGGTCCTCCGGTAGGGGGCGTCGATCTCATGGCAGAGGCTTTCGTACATGGCGTTACCCTGCACGTTGTATCTGGCCATAAGACTTCCCGGCGGCGCGTCAAAGCCCGCGTGGATAATGGCCGAATTGGCTTTTGTCGTTCCGCAGGCCACGTCGTGTTCCTTGTCCAGTACCACCACATTCAGTTTGTACTTTGCCAGTTGGTAGGCGACCGCGGCGCCGGATATGCCCGCGCCGATCACCGCAACGTCGATCATAGGCTTCACTTCCTTTTTGCGTATTTGCAAAAAAGTCAAACAGAATGTAGAAAAGGCGACCTTTCTGCATTCCATTTGACTCTCTCTTCACCGGTCAATATTCAATTCCGATTATAATTCCTCTATAATGTCTTTTACGGATTCGAACGCGTACGTCGGCGCGAACTCCGTTTCGGCCAGCATTTTCCGGTCCGTCTCGCCGCTCAAGACCAGGATCGAATCCATTCCGTTGTCCGTGCCCGTACGGATATCCGTATAGAGCCTGTCGCCCACGATCACGGTCTCTTCTTTACGCAGACCATATTTGGCCAGGACCGCGTCCACGATATAGCGATTGGGCTTCCCGATCACGAGGGGAACGCGCCCGTAGGTCGAATACTTGATCATCTCGATCATGGCCCCGATGTCGGGCATGACGCGCCCGCCCTCGACCGGGCACACAAAGTCCGGGTGCGTCGCGATATAGGGTACGCCGTCCATGATGTAGTCGCAGCCGATCCAGAGTTTTTCATAGGTCAGCGTCGTATCAAAGCCGAGGATCACATAGTCGGGATGTTCGTTTCTCCCGCGCACAAGGGTGAATCCGCTCTTTACAAATTCCTCCTCCAGGGCGGGCGTTCCCAGCAGGAAAATCCGCGCGCCGGGCTTTTCTCTGTTCAGATAAATGGTCGTCGCTTCCCCCGAGGTAAAAATATTGTCTATGGTCGCGGGAAGTTTCATTTTTCGCAATTTTTCAAGATAAACAACCTTGCTCTTGGACGAATTGTTCGTGAGGAAAATATAACGGACGCCGCGGGCCGTCAGGGCTTCCAGAAAGCGATCGGCGCCGGGAATCATCTCGTTCCCGAGATAGATGGTCCCGTCCATATCCAAAAGAAAACACTTTTTTGCGGATAATTTTCCCATGAATTACGCCCCTTTCCCCAATACTACGACATAATTACAAGAAGCCGCATTCGGACGTAATATTTGTACGGGTTTTCCCCAACCCGCCGGCGTCAGCATACTCGTCTGCTTTGCCTTTTCCGCTTCCTCTTGGGCCTTCTTTTTTTCGGCTTCCCGTTTCCGGGCGCCGATGGTCTTGTAGCCGAGGGCTTTGGGGAGCGCCAGCGCGATGGTCTCCGAATAGGTCACGAGGGCCAGCACCACCAAAAGCGATATGATGAAGGGCCACACTTCCCGGACGAAATCCGCAAACCGGCAGCCGGTGATGGCGCAGACCGTATACATCATGGATCCGAAGGGCGGCGTCAGTCCGCCGATCATGATATTGACAATGAGGATCACGCCGAAATGCAGCGGATCGACCCCTCTGGACACGGCCGCGGGGACCAGCAGGGGGCCTAAAATCACGAGAGCCGCGCCTCCTTCGATAAACATGCCCACAAAAAGGAGCAGGATGTTGATCACGATCAAAAGTCCGAAGGCGCTGCTGCTGATATTCATGAGAAAGGCCGTGATCCGCATGGGGATCCGCTCCAGCGTCAGGTAGTAGCCGAATACCTTGGCCGAGGCGATGATCAGCATGACGGAGCCCGTACTCGACACGGTCTCCTTGATGATCAAGGGGACGTGATGCCATTTGAGCCGCCGATAGGCCGCTACCCCCACGATCAGGGAAAATACCGCCGCGATCCCGCCCGCTTCCGTAGGTGTACAGAGCCCCATCCGCATGCCGAGGATGATCCCGAAGGGGATAACCAGCGCGTAGATGGATTTCCAACCCTGCCGGATGATCTCCATGGGCCTTGGGGCCCGGTCCCGGGTGGGTTTGTACCCGCGTCTTCTGGCGATCAGATATACGGTCGCCATGAGGGCCATGGTCATCAGGACCCCGGGGGTATATCCCGCGAGGAACATATCGCCCACGGTGACATTGGCCAGCATGGCGTACACAATGAGGTTGTTCCCGGGGGGAATAACGGGGCTCACGGCCGACGAGGCCGCGGTCACCACAGAGGCGAAATCGACAGGCATGCCCTTTTTCAGCATTTCCGGAACAAGAATCTTCGCTTCCATGGCGGCGTCGGCGTTGGCCGATCCCGTGATCCCGCCCATGAGGGCCGAGAGCACGCAGTTGACCTGGGCGAGCCCGCCCTTGAGATGGCCCGAGAGCACTTCCGCCATATCCATCAGATGCTCGCTGATCCCCGAATAATTCATGACGGAGCCCAGCAGAATGAAGAAAGGCACCGCCAGATACTGGAAGGACTCAACGGCGGTCACGAACTGCTGGATCGCCATGTTGACTGGCATGGACGTATTGATGAAGAAGAAATAATACAGCGTCGCGCCGATCAGGGAAAGGGCGATCGGAACGTTGAAGAAAAACAGGAAAAACAGGATGAAAATGGGGGCCATGGGATGAAACATCAGGCATCCCCTCCTTTCCCGAGCAAGATTTTCAGGCTGTTCCAGAAAAACATCAGCGAATAGAGCGTCATCAGCGTAAAGCTGATCACGATCGATACATTTATATAGTCGTAGGAAATCTCAAGGGCCGAGGTGATCTTCGTGGACCGCAGCACATAGCCCAGGCTCAGCCAGGACATGGCGGAGCAGATGACCAGAAGGACGATGGAGTTGCAGAGTTCGACGCTTGCCCGGGCCTTCCCCCGGATCAGCTGCACGACGATATCGACGCCCATCAGGCCTTTTTTGCGAAAGCCGCCGGCGGCGGCGAGAAAAATCGTCCACACGAAGCAACCGGTGGAGACTTCCTGATTCCATACCAAAGTAAAACGCAGGCAGTAACGCGTGAAAACCGTGAAGGAAGTCAAAGCCACCGTCACGAGGATAAATACGCCCGCGATATAAAATTCAAAATTGTCGTAAAATTCCAGTCGCCTCGTCTCGGACCGGTATTCGCCGGGCCCGAAGCCCAGTACCGGATAGAAGACGAAGGGCAGAATACCTGCCAGAATTCCCCAGAGGACGGATTTTCCGAAATGTCTCGCCGTTTCCATGGAGAGCGCGACCCAGAGCAGGATCGCGATCACCGCCATGATCTGCTGCATGGACGGGGAAGAATTGGCCCCGAAGCTGA is from Fusobacteriaceae bacterium and encodes:
- a CDS encoding HAD-IIA family hydrolase; this translates as MGKLSAKKCFLLDMDGTIYLGNEMIPGADRFLEALTARGVRYIFLTNNSSKSKVVYLEKLRKMKLPATIDNIFTSGEATTIYLNREKPGARIFLLGTPALEEEFVKSGFTLVRGRNEHPDYVILGFDTTLTYEKLWIGCDYIMDGVPYIATHPDFVCPVEGGRVMPDIGAMIEMIKYSTYGRVPLVIGKPNRYIVDAVLAKYGLRKEETVIVGDRLYTDIRTGTDNGMDSILVLSGETDRKMLAETEFAPTYAFESVKDIIEEL
- a CDS encoding TRAP transporter small permease, which translates into the protein MEFYDNFEFYIAGVFILVTVALTSFTVFTRYCLRFTLVWNQEVSTGCFVWTIFLAAAGGFRKKGLMGVDIVVQLIRGKARASVELCNSIVLLVICSAMSWLSLGYVLRSTKITSALEISYDYINVSIVISFTLMTLYSLMFFWNSLKILLGKGGDA